A stretch of Amycolatopsis balhimycina FH 1894 DNA encodes these proteins:
- a CDS encoding CHAT domain-containing tetratricopeptide repeat protein gives MNERDVLLEAVRARLARVAATRDEAAVLEPTALVEAQLLTRCASTPMADLEAAHSLGWLHFYRAQALASESDWEKATAFFKGCFIAGIEHLPQSLLPTLTDRAVPGAMNLLQLASKTMDRDLLEGAVDLWRRIAHNVPDGHPNLIIALTNLGNGLEMLGERTGRSVHLAEAVEVARAALRITPDYHPDRGAPLNLLANALLRRFERAGNLADLDEAVEMARTAVQATDNDPDRVSSLTNLANALLRRFRYRKLPGDLDDAVEMSRAAVRAAPDDHPDRAVFLTNVANALRFRFLRSGSLADLDEAEEVGRAAVQITPDKHPGLVASLGDLGKTLAVRFEHTGDLGDLNRAVDVCRAAIHATPDDHLWYSHQLASLSGLLQLRFGRLGSPADLDEAVQVGEAAVQAAPDDHPDRAAFLSELGNALLARFNSTRDQADLDRAIDASRAAVRSLPDGHPAQAVRLSNLSGVLAARSLRARDNSELAEAVEVGRAAIRATQVDDPGHATALFNLGIHLVSWDLCVGDPTARAEAHSVLEQAVEATTAPPWLRVDAARMAAGLLASSDPGRAAGLLERAVLILPQVVQRRLQRGDQQHALARNADGLAADAAALALADSTGTAQERAIRALRLAEAGRAVLLSQALETRSDLTDLRKKHPDLAGRLTQLRELLDRDRPSAETMGDTGDVAGIGRERHQLAAELEELLERIRAFDGFTAFGLPPTPDTLLAEAAHGPIVTFNISVYRSDALLLTRAGITSCPLPELTQDAVRDRVNAFYRALSEATAHDGDPIAAQRTLREVLEWLWNTAAKPVLSALQDLGEAIPPAQDGQPLPRVWLAPGGLLGQLPLHAAGFHRDPRQGSHRPTVMDRVISSYTPTIRALRHARERRPSPAGQSLIVAMPTTPGCSPLRHVVDETRRIRPLLPHPYQLTEPFPAGDGSTPFAGADTPTTATVLARLPQCAISHFACHGEADRTNPSQSRLLLHDHATTPLTVSALAQINLERAQLAYLSACSTADPARSDLLDESIHLASAFQLAGFPHVIGTLWPIDDQVAVKIAESFYTHLTTGPPGTPDPEQAATALHRTIRAVRDNYPITPSLWAAYLHAGA, from the coding sequence ATGAACGAACGGGACGTGTTGCTGGAAGCAGTCCGGGCCCGATTGGCTCGGGTGGCCGCCACACGAGACGAGGCTGCGGTACTGGAGCCGACCGCGCTCGTCGAGGCACAGCTCCTGACAAGGTGTGCCAGCACACCGATGGCTGACCTGGAAGCAGCGCACTCCCTGGGCTGGCTGCATTTCTACCGTGCGCAAGCTCTGGCGTCCGAATCCGATTGGGAAAAGGCGACGGCCTTCTTCAAGGGATGCTTTATCGCGGGTATAGAACACCTACCCCAGTCGCTGCTGCCCACTCTCACCGACCGGGCCGTGCCCGGTGCGATGAATCTGCTCCAGCTTGCCTCGAAAACCATGGACAGGGATCTTCTCGAGGGGGCGGTGGATTTGTGGAGGCGCATTGCGCACAATGTCCCCGACGGCCACCCCAATCTCATCATCGCACTGACCAACCTCGGCAACGGCCTGGAGATGCTCGGCGAGCGTACGGGGCGTTCGGTGCACCTCGCCGAAGCGGTGGAAGTGGCTCGGGCCGCCCTGCGAATCACCCCCGACTACCACCCCGACCGGGGCGCACCCCTGAATCTCCTGGCCAACGCGCTGCTGCGCCGATTCGAGCGCGCAGGGAATCTCGCGGACTTGGACGAGGCCGTGGAAATGGCCAGGACGGCCGTCCAGGCCACCGACAACGATCCCGACCGCGTATCGTCCCTGACCAACCTCGCCAACGCCCTGCTGCGCCGGTTCAGGTACAGGAAGCTCCCTGGAGACTTGGACGACGCCGTGGAGATGAGCAGAGCCGCCGTCCGAGCAGCGCCCGACGATCATCCCGACCGTGCCGTCTTCCTGACCAACGTCGCCAATGCCTTGCGATTCCGATTTTTGCGCTCGGGGAGCCTGGCGGATTTGGACGAGGCCGAGGAGGTGGGCCGGGCCGCCGTCCAGATCACCCCCGACAAACACCCCGGCCTTGTGGCGTCCCTGGGAGACCTCGGCAAGACCCTGGCCGTGCGGTTCGAGCACACTGGGGATCTCGGCGATTTGAACAGGGCGGTGGACGTGTGTCGCGCCGCGATCCACGCCACCCCCGACGACCATCTTTGGTATTCACACCAACTGGCCAGCCTCAGCGGCTTACTTCAGCTCCGATTTGGACGGTTGGGGAGTCCGGCGGACTTGGACGAGGCCGTGCAGGTGGGTGAGGCCGCCGTCCAGGCAGCCCCTGACGACCACCCCGACCGTGCAGCCTTCCTGTCGGAGCTCGGCAACGCCCTGCTGGCGCGGTTCAACAGCACACGGGATCAAGCGGATCTGGACAGGGCGATCGACGCCAGCCGGGCTGCTGTCCGGTCTCTCCCTGACGGCCACCCCGCGCAGGCTGTTCGCCTGTCCAATCTCAGCGGCGTGCTGGCGGCGCGGTCCCTTCGCGCGAGGGACAACAGCGAGCTGGCAGAGGCCGTGGAAGTGGGCCGCGCCGCAATCCGAGCTACCCAGGTCGATGACCCCGGCCACGCCACGGCCCTGTTCAACCTGGGCATCCACCTGGTGAGTTGGGACCTGTGTGTCGGCGACCCGACCGCCCGGGCCGAGGCACATTCCGTGTTGGAGCAGGCTGTCGAAGCGACAACAGCCCCACCATGGCTTCGTGTCGACGCGGCGCGTATGGCAGCAGGGTTGCTCGCCTCCTCGGATCCCGGCCGCGCTGCCGGACTCCTGGAACGGGCCGTGCTGATCCTGCCGCAGGTGGTCCAGCGACGACTGCAGCGCGGTGACCAGCAGCACGCTCTCGCCCGCAACGCTGACGGTCTCGCCGCCGACGCGGCCGCTCTGGCCCTGGCCGACAGCACAGGCACCGCGCAGGAACGAGCCATCCGAGCGCTGCGCCTGGCGGAAGCCGGGCGAGCAGTGCTGCTGTCCCAGGCTTTGGAGACCCGCAGTGACCTGACCGATCTACGCAAGAAGCATCCTGATCTGGCCGGGCGTCTCACCCAGCTTCGCGAACTCCTCGACCGGGATCGCCCCTCGGCCGAAACCATGGGGGACACCGGCGATGTTGCGGGCATCGGACGCGAGCGCCACCAGCTCGCAGCGGAGTTGGAAGAGTTGCTGGAACGCATCCGAGCCTTTGACGGGTTCACCGCCTTCGGCCTGCCCCCAACTCCCGACACTCTCCTGGCCGAGGCCGCACACGGCCCTATAGTGACATTCAACATCAGCGTGTATCGCAGCGACGCCCTCCTGCTCACACGCGCTGGCATCACCTCCTGTCCGCTGCCGGAACTCACTCAGGACGCCGTACGGGACCGAGTCAACGCCTTCTATCGCGCACTGTCGGAGGCAACAGCGCACGACGGCGACCCCATCGCGGCGCAGCGGACGCTGCGCGAGGTCCTGGAATGGCTCTGGAATACCGCCGCCAAGCCGGTTCTTTCCGCCCTGCAGGACTTGGGCGAGGCGATCCCCCCTGCCCAGGACGGCCAACCACTCCCGCGGGTGTGGTTGGCCCCCGGCGGACTCCTCGGACAGCTGCCTCTGCACGCTGCAGGTTTTCACCGCGACCCCAGGCAAGGCTCGCACCGTCCTACTGTCATGGACCGGGTGATCTCCTCCTACACCCCAACCATTCGCGCCCTGCGCCACGCCCGTGAGCGCCGCCCATCGCCCGCCGGGCAGTCCCTGATCGTCGCCATGCCGACCACTCCCGGTTGCAGCCCGCTCCGGCACGTCGTCGACGAGACTCGCCGGATCCGACCGCTCCTTCCCCACCCGTACCAGCTCACCGAACCCTTCCCCGCCGGCGACGGCAGCACTCCGTTCGCGGGCGCCGACACCCCGACCACAGCCACCGTTCTCGCTCGCCTCCCGCAGTGCGCCATCTCCCACTTCGCCTGCCATGGCGAGGCCGACCGCACCAACCCTTCCCAGAGCCGGTTGCTCCTGCACGACCACGCAACAACACCGTTGACCGTCTCCGCCCTCGCGCAGATCAACCTCGAGCGCGCCCAGCTGGCCTACCTCTCCGCCTGCAGCACCGCGGATCCCGCCAGGTCCGACCTGCTCGACGAGTCCATCCACCTCGCCAGCGCCTTCCAGCTCGCGGGATTCCCCCACGTCATCGGCACCCTCTGGCCGATCGACGACCAAGTTGCCGTCAAGATCGCCGAGTCCTTCTACACCCACCTGACCACTGGCCCGCCTGGAACGCCGGACCCCGAGCAGGCCGCTACCGCCCTGCACCGCACCATCCGGGCGGTACGCGACAACTACCCGATAACCCCCTCACTGTGGGCGGCCTACCTCCACGCCGGCGCGTAG
- a CDS encoding TetR/AcrR family transcriptional regulator, translated as MDAERPAPSSRGAGREDAILAAAAELVTEIGYARVTVDAIAARAKSSKATMYRRWVGKAELVAEALRRSAEGAGTAPPDTGTVRGDLLDAVAGITRAVTGTGGPALLGLVEGIRSDPALRELIADQIARRGRVDAEMIATHARARGEAVATERVALALDVAIARVLLLTLLRGVPLDEAAQLDLVDEVLLPLLGPTH; from the coding sequence ATGGACGCCGAGCGGCCTGCACCATCGTCTCGAGGAGCCGGGCGAGAGGACGCCATTCTGGCGGCGGCGGCGGAGCTGGTCACCGAGATCGGCTACGCGCGCGTGACCGTCGATGCGATCGCGGCCCGGGCCAAGTCGTCGAAGGCCACGATGTACCGGCGCTGGGTGGGCAAGGCCGAGCTGGTCGCCGAGGCGTTGCGACGGTCGGCCGAGGGCGCCGGCACGGCGCCGCCGGACACCGGAACGGTGCGTGGCGATCTCCTCGACGCCGTGGCCGGCATCACCCGGGCCGTGACCGGTACGGGCGGGCCGGCGCTGCTGGGACTGGTCGAAGGCATCCGCTCCGACCCGGCCCTGCGCGAGCTCATCGCCGACCAGATCGCCCGGCGCGGCCGCGTCGATGCCGAGATGATCGCCACCCACGCGCGCGCTCGTGGCGAGGCTGTCGCGACCGAGCGGGTCGCCCTGGCGTTGGACGTGGCCATCGCCAGGGTCCTCCTGCTCACCCTGCTGCGCGGCGTGCCGCTCGACGAGGCCGCGCAGCTGGACCTCGTCGACGAGGTCCTCCTCCCGCTCCTCGGCCCCACGCACTGA
- a CDS encoding epoxide hydrolase family protein: MHSTLTTDIEQFPIHVPQGDLDDLRTRLALTRWPGIETVTDTSQGPTTGAIRALTGYWAETYNWRRAEALLNSMGSSHTTIDGLDIHFLHVRSPEADALPLLMTHGWPSSVLDFAKTVGPLTDPAAHRSDPRQAFHLVIPSLPGFGFSAQPDTTGWGFPRIADAWITLMDRLGYDRWGAHGGDLGTAVTNTIAAKGIPQLAGIHLSMGMFGPDPDEIADATPEEQAMLASAGHFWDKLSGYAKEQGTRPQTIGYSLADSPVGLAAWIYAMFQDTCATPGDAPASFTYDELLDAIMMYWLPNAGVSSARIYWDMLNGGAPAPVTAASPIAVPTGFIQLAGEHVRKTRRWIERRYTDLVHFAEGPGGHFAALENPEALIDSIRATFATLR, encoded by the coding sequence ATGCACAGCACCCTCACCACCGACATCGAGCAGTTCCCGATCCACGTCCCGCAGGGCGACCTCGACGACCTGCGCACCCGGCTCGCCCTCACCCGGTGGCCGGGCATCGAGACCGTCACCGACACCAGCCAGGGCCCCACCACCGGGGCGATCCGGGCTTTGACCGGCTACTGGGCCGAGACCTACAACTGGCGCCGAGCAGAGGCCCTGCTCAACAGCATGGGCTCCTCCCACACCACCATCGACGGCCTGGACATCCACTTCCTGCACGTGCGTTCACCCGAGGCCGACGCGCTGCCGCTGCTGATGACCCACGGCTGGCCCAGCTCCGTGCTCGACTTCGCCAAGACGGTCGGGCCGCTCACCGACCCCGCCGCTCACCGAAGCGACCCCCGGCAGGCGTTCCACCTGGTGATCCCGTCCCTGCCGGGCTTCGGGTTCTCCGCCCAGCCCGACACCACCGGCTGGGGCTTCCCCCGGATCGCCGACGCCTGGATCACCCTGATGGACCGGCTCGGCTACGACCGCTGGGGCGCGCACGGCGGTGACCTGGGCACCGCGGTGACCAACACCATCGCCGCGAAGGGCATCCCGCAGCTGGCCGGAATCCACCTCAGCATGGGCATGTTCGGCCCCGATCCCGACGAGATCGCCGACGCGACCCCCGAGGAGCAGGCCATGCTCGCGAGTGCCGGCCACTTCTGGGACAAGCTCTCGGGCTACGCGAAGGAACAGGGCACCCGCCCGCAGACCATCGGCTATTCCCTCGCCGACTCACCCGTCGGTCTCGCCGCCTGGATCTACGCGATGTTCCAGGACACCTGCGCCACCCCCGGCGACGCGCCGGCGTCGTTCACCTACGACGAACTGCTCGACGCGATCATGATGTATTGGCTGCCCAACGCCGGCGTGTCATCCGCGCGGATCTACTGGGACATGCTCAACGGCGGCGCACCCGCCCCTGTCACGGCCGCCTCGCCGATCGCCGTGCCGACCGGGTTCATCCAGCTCGCCGGCGAACACGTCCGCAAGACCCGGCGCTGGATCGAGCGCCGCTACACCGACCTCGTCCATTTCGCCGAGGGCCCCGGCGGCCACTTCGCTGCGCTCGAGAACCCCGAGGCGCTCATCGACAGCATCCGCGCGACCTTCGCCACCCTGCGCTGA